In Deltaproteobacteria bacterium, the genomic stretch CACCCCTCGACCGGCGCGTGGTGTGACGATCGCGCGTCGTGACCACCGACAGCCTCGACCGAGCGCGGCCACGCGGTCCAGCCCGGTGGTCCATCCCCGGGTCGGCGCTTGCAGCCTGCAACGCAGGGCGACGCACGGCGAGTGCCCTCGCCGCGACGATGGCCTCGCGGGCCGCCTGCTACGATGCGCGCGGAGGTTCGTGCATGGGTTGGCTATCGCGATTGTTCAGTGGTGAGGATGCCGAGACCCGCGAGGCGCGCAGGCGCATGGCGGTCGACATGCAGGATCCCCGGAAGACCTTCGTGTGGGGCGTCGTGTCGATCTCCTACGAGCTCGATCCCGCGTATCTGCCCGCGCACGCGAACACCGCGATCCGCGAGTGGTACGGGGTCCGCAGCGCCGACGACATCCTGCGCTGGACAGCCGCCGACTTCACCGCCAACGCGCATCCTGGCTACAACCAGTACCGCCTGTGCTTCCTGGCGCGTGCGGGCTACGGCGCGGGCGTGCTCGACGAGGCGACCTCGTGGTCACTCGCGATCCCTCACGCGGCGGTGTTGCAGCAGCACTACCCCGATTGGCTCGCGTACGGGCACGGCTACCTCGAGGGCCACCTCTCGTACCGTGCCGGTGAGGGTGACGATGCGGCGAAGCTGGCGGAGATCCGCAAGCGCACCGAGGAGCGCATCGCCCTGCGACAGCGCACCGTGTGGTGCGCGATCCCGTGGCACACGCCGATGTCGTGACCTCGTCGATTACGTTCGATGAGGCAGGCGAGCCCGCAGCGGCGGCGGAATGGCCGAGTCGACCGCTGCCTACTGTCGGACCCGGCGCACCAGCACCGCGCCGACGCTCGGGTCGACGACCTCGACGTAGTGCTCGAGCGCCGAGCGCACGTCGAAGGCCACCAGGTCGCCCTTGGCGGCGACGCGGATCTGCGCACGCGCACAACCGCCGCAGCCGATCAGGCCCAAGCCACTGTCCCAGGGACGCTCGCCGTCATGCCCCCGCGATAGCGCGACCAGGCCAGCGGTGTGGATGCGCCACTGCAGCGCGCCGCTGTCGCGGTCGAGCGCGATGAGCTCGCGATCGAGCGCAACGATGACGCTGGCGCCGATTTCGAACACGTGCGCGTCGGGCATGGTTCCAGTGGCGTACCAGTCGATCTCGGCGCCATACAGCGGACGATTGCCGCCCAGACGCGGGGCCTGCCGCGGTCCCACCGGCGCGGTCCACCGCACGCGCCCGGCGTGGCTCGCCTCGAGCGGCCAGCGATCGGCCGCACGCGCGCCGCGATTGCCCTTCGCGGCCCCGCGCGTGACGAAGCGGTAGCTGTTGTGCCCGTTGATGACGTGAGACTGCGGGCTCACGCCGAACACCTCGGGCTCGGGCTCGAGCGCGGCCAGCTCGCCGGGCAGCACTCGGGTCGCGTGCACGCGCGCGTCGGCATCGAACGCGTCGACCGCGAGCACACTGCGACCGGCGACACGCTGCTTGCTATAGACCAGAAGGCCCGTGCCGGCCGCGCAGCTGATCTGCGGCGGCGCTTCGAGCGTGCCCGCGAGCGCGCGCGTGCGCGTGGCCAAGGTCTCGCCGCGCCGCCCATCGAGCTGCCACACCCCGTACTCGGAGTCCCCGATCGCACCGTAGGCCACGAACACCGAGGACCCGCACTCGAAGATCCTCGGCTCGACGGCGTCGTTCACCGCGAGTGTTGCCCGCCAGCCGTGATCTCCGTCGCGGCGGGCTTCGAGGCGCGAGGCATCGACGCACGCGACTGCGAACGGCGGGACGCCGCCGACTGCATCGGGCACGCCGCAGCCGCCGTAGCACTGCGCGCGCAGCTCCTCGTTCTCGACCCAGACCCAGGCCTCCGTGCTCTCGGCCAGCACGGGCAGGATCGGCGGCAGCGGGGCGCGCCCCTCCTCGGTGTGCTCGTCGATCGATTGCCGGGCGTCGAGCAGCGCGTCGTCGACCAACGGCGCGCTGCTGGTGCACGACGGCACCCCACTGGTGACAGCCAGTACGAACGCAATGCGGGCAGCGGTCGAGGTGGGCAAGGCCGATGGGGGACAGCCGTTCGGTCGCGAAGTTCCGCGCGCCACACACGGTGCAGCGCCTTTCGTCGCGAACGAACCGCACGTCCGCGATCACCCCTGCGCGGGCACGATCGGCACGTCGTCCGTCTTCGCCGCCTTGTGCCGGTGGTCCTTCGCGATCAGCACATACACCGACGGCACCACGAACAGCGTGAACAAGGTCCCGATCGTCATGCCGCCGACGAGCACCAGGCCGATCGAGTTGCGGGCGACGGCGCCGGCACCCGTGACCAACGTCAGCGGGAAGTGGCCGACCACCGTCGCCACGGTCGTCATCAACACCGGGCGCAGCCGGGTCGACGCGGCGACCTTGATCGCCTCGAGCTTGCTGAGGCCCTGCTCCTGCTGCGCATTGGCGAACTCGACGATGAGGATGCCGTTCTTCGCCACGAGGCCGACCAGCGTGACCAGCCCGACCTGCGAGTAGATGTTGAGCGTCGTGGTCCAGCCGTCGGTCAGCGGGAAGTCCATGCCCGGCGGGCCCGCGAACTTGAGGAACGTGAAGCACAGCGCGCCGAACATCGCCAGCGGCACCGAGCCCGCCAAGATCACGAACGGATCGCGGAACGAGTTGAACTGCGCCGCGAGCACCAAGAAGATGAGCAACACCGCGAGGCCCATCGCCGGCAGGAACTTGCCGCCCTCTTGCCGGAGCTGGCGCGACTCGCCGGTGTAGTCGATGCGATAGCCCGGCGGCAGGATGCGCGTCGCCGCGTCCTCGAGGGTCCTCAGCGCACCGTCGAGGGACTGCGTCGCGATGCCGGACAGCTTGATCGCGTTGAGCTGCTGGAACCGCGCGAGCGTGCGTGGCTCGACGCCGTCCTCGAGCGACGCGACCGCCGACAGCGGCATCAACGTGCCATTCGGACCCGTGATGTGGATCTGCGTGAGCTGCTCGGGCGTGAGCCGCGACATCCGCTCGACCTGCGGGATCACCTTGTACGCGCGGCCCGCGAGATCGAAGCGGTTGACGAAGTTGCCGCCCATCATCGCCGCGATGTCGGCACCGACCTGCTGCATGCTGAGGCCCATCGTCGCGACCTTCTCGCGGTCGATCGCGATGCGAGCGTTGGCCTGGTCGATGCGCACGTCGGTGATCGGCGGGAACGCGAACTGCCCGCTGTTCGCCGCCTCCTGCACCAGCTGCTCGGCAAATCGCAGCAGCTCTTCGTGGCTCGCGGTGGACGCGATCACGAACTCGACCGGGAAGAAGCCCGAGCTCGGCAACGCCGACGGCAGGAACACCGGCGCGCGGATGCCCGTGAGCCCCGCGAGCTTCTCGTTGACCTCGTGCTGGATCGGGAAGATCGAGCGATCGCGCTCCTCCCACGGCTTGATGATGAGCCCGCCGAAGCCACCGCTCGCAAACGAGATCTGGAAGCTGTGATCGTACTCGGGTGTGTTCTCGAAGATCTCGCCGACCTGGCCGGTGTAGTGCGTGACCTGCTCGAGCGTGGCGTTGGCCGGCACGTCGAGCGCACCGAAGATCACGCCTTGATCCTCGTTGGGCGCGAGCTCGCCGGGCGAGAACATGTACATCGGCACGGTGAGCAGCGAGAGCGTGATCCACACCGAGTAGACCAGGCCCCGCGAACGCAGCGTGCCCGCGAGCATCCGCGAATACGTGCGCCGCACCGCCTCGAAGGTGCGATCGATCGTGCGCGCGAGCCACCCCTGCGAGTGCTCCGCCTTCAGCAGGTTCGCCGCCATCATCGGCGACAACGTCAGCGCGACGACCCCCGAGATGACCACGGCGCCCGCGAGCGTGAACGCGAACTCGCGGAAGAGCGCCCCGGTCAGACCGCCCTGGAAGCCGATCGGGGCGTACACCGCCGCCAGCGTGATCGTCATCGAGATGACCGGACCCACCAGCTCGCGTGCACCCACGAACGCGGCCTCGCGCGGCGTCTTGCCCTCGCGGATGTTGCGTTCGACGTTCTCGACCACGACGATCGCGTCGTCGACCACCAGACCCACCGCCAGCACGATCGCGAGCAGCGTGAGCAGGTTGAGCGTGAAGCCCAGCACCATCATGAGGAACACCGCGCCGACCAGCGACACGGGGATCGCCACCAGCGGCACGAGCACGGTGCGGAACGACCCGAGGAACAGGAAGATCACCACCACGACGATGAGCACCGTCTCGGTGAGCGTGGTGACGACCTCGTCGATCGCGGATTGGATGTACTTGGTCGAGTCGAAGGCGATCGACGCCTCCATGCCCGTGGGCAACTCGGCCTGGATCTGCGCCATCTCGTCGCGCACCGCTGCGATCACGTCGAGCGAATTGGCGTTGGGCAGCACGTAGACGCCCATGAACGCCGCCGTCTCACCCGAGAAGCGCACGTCGGTCTCGTAGTTGTCTGCGCCCATCGCGACGTCCGCGATGTCCTCGAGCCGCACCACCGCGTCGCCCGAGCGGCGCACGATGATGCGCTTGAACTCGTCGACCGTGGCGACGTCGGTGGCCGCGGTGAGGTTGACCTGCACGAGCGCGCCCTTGGTCTGGCCCACCGCCGCGAGGTAGTTGTTGGTCGCCAGCGCCGAGCGAACCATCGCCGGGCTCACGCCGAGCGCCGCCATGCGATCGGGCTGCAGCCACGCCCGCAGCGCGAACGTGCGACCGCCCTCGATCTCGGCCCGCTGCACGCCACCGAGCGCCGTGAGCCGCGGCTGCACCACGCGCAGCAGGTAGTCGGTGACCTGGTTCTGCTCGAGGATCGTCGAGCCGAACGTCAGGTACATCGCGGCGATGCGGCCGTCGGACGGCTCGATCGCGATCGACGGCACCTCGGCCTCGGGCGGGAGATCGGCGCGCACCTGGTTCACGCGCGCGCTGATGTCGGCGAGCGCATCCGAGGCATTGTGGTTGAGCTCGAGCCGAACGTTGATCGTCGACAGGCCCTGCACGCTCTGCGACTCGATGAAATCGATGCCGTCGGCCGCCGCGATCGAACGTTCGAGTGGCGATGTGATGAAGCCGCGCACGAGCTCGGCGTCGGCGCCCACATACGCGGTGCGCACCACCACGGTGGCGCTCTCGAGCTTGGGGTACTGCCGGACGTTGAGCGAGCGGATCGCCTGCAGCCCCGCGATGATGATCACGAGGTTGACGACGATCGCCAGCACCGGCCGCCGGATGAAGATGTCGGTGAAGCCCATGGCGACCTCAGCGGTTCTCCGGCCGCGGCTCGAGCGACGCCGTCAACGCCTTGGCGTTGTCGATGTAGATCGCCGCATTGTTGCGTAGCTTGAACGCACCCTCGGTGACGACCTCTTGGCCCGCGGTGACGCCCTCGAGGATCGCCACGTAGTCGCCGCGGCGCTCACCGAGCCGCACGAACTGCTGCCGAGCGATCATCACGGTCTGGCCGTCGGGGCCCGTGGCGCTCGCCGCCGGCGACGGATCCTCGCCTTCGGCCGGCGGAGGCACCGGCTCGACGATGAACACCGAGTCGCCATACGTCGCGTAGACGATTGCGGTGGCGGGCACGGCGACGACATCGACCTGCTCGTTCTGCAGCAGCGCGACGTTGACGAACATGCCCGGGTGGAAGTCGTCGTCGGCGTTGCTGATCGTCGCGCGGACCTTGGTGGTGCGCGTGGTGGCATCGACCGTGGGATCGATCGCCACGATCTCGCCGGTGCCGATGAAATCGGGCCGCCCGGTGATCGTGACGCGGACCTTCATGTCGAGCGCGACCTCGGTCTGCTGCGGCAGATCGAAATCGACATAGACGCCCTCGACCGACTCGAGCGTGGTGACCACGGTGCCGGGGTTGAGATACTGGCCGATGTCGACCTCACGAATGCCGAGGCGGCCGGAGAACGGCGCGCGGATGGTCTTTCGCGCGATCTGGGCGCGGAGCACCTCGACCTCGGCGGTGGCCGACTCGGCCGCGCTCTCGTCGGCGTCGATCTGCGCCTGCGACTCGGCGCCCGACCCCGCGAGCGCCCGCGCGCGCTTCGCGGTGGTCAGCGCCAGGTTGCGCCTCACCTGTGCCGACGACAGCTGCGCCTTCTCGACGCGCGCGTCGAGCTGCAGCAGGATCGCGCCCTTCTCGACCGTCGCACCCGACGTGAACTGGATCGCCGACACGACGCCGGCGACCTCGGTGCTGATCGCCACGCCCTTGCTCGACGCGACCGTGCCGACCGCCGGGATGCTCGCCTCCCAGCGCTGATCGCCGGCGACCGCGGTGCTCACCGCCTCCGGCGGCGGCCCGGACACGGCCATCGCGTCGCCCATCGCGATCAGCGAGGCGATCTGCTCGTACTTGACGAAGACCAGCCCGCCGATGACCGCCGCCAAACCAAGGATCGTGAAGAGGTAGCGCATGCGTGCCGCGGACCTCTTAGCAAATCGCCCCCCGTTGTCGTGGGGTTACTTGGTCACGACTCGATGACGACGCACGAACTCCGGGCCCTCCCGCCCGATCGGCGGGGTCGTGCGCCAGCGCCCGAGGCGCGTGCCTCGCCCCTCGCGGTCGAACGGCACCGTGAGCTCCGCGTGACACCGAAGCGCGGCACGCGGTCGGTGCGGAGTCGCCCCTCGCGCAGCCGTCATCGGCCCTCGAAGCGGTAGGTCCAGCCCCGATCGTGGACCGCCCGCTCCGCGAACGTCGCTCTCGAGACTTCGACCACCTGCCCATCCAGTGCAGCGCTTCCCAGCAGCATCCACCGGCGGGACTGGGACCGGTGCTCTGACGTCGCGAGCTCTCATGTACGTTCGAAACGGTAATACCAATTGTGGCCCCGAGCCACGGCATCGACTTCGAATGCCGCGCGGGAGACCTCGATCACCGTGCCGTCCGAGCACCGGATCTCGATGCCGTCGAAGTCCTCCGATAGCCAGCGTGCCGGGGGATTGCACAGACCGTGATACCGGCACGTACCAATGATTCCCGTGGCGCCGGGCTCGACGTCACGCCAATCTGGATCCCCCTTCCGACGACCGGACACCACCGCGCCCGACGCGTTCTCGAGACGAATGCCGACTGGATAAGCCTCCCACGCCGCGAGGGCACCGAGGCTTCCGAGCAAGAACACGCGACGCTTGAGCTGTCGGTTCATCAGGTGTTTCCAGGTCGCAGAGTAGGCGGAGCAGGCCGGGCGCCGCGCGCAGCGGACATCATTTGCAGTTCCCCTCGCGCAGCCGTCATCGGCCCTCGAAGCGGTAGGTCCAGCCCCGATCGTGGACCGCCCGCTCCGCGAACGTCGCTCTCGAGACTTCGACCACCTGCCCATCGGCAAGCTTGATCTCGAGCCCACTGAACTCCGGCGGAAGATAGCGGTCTGGCGGACTGCAGAGTCCCTCATACCCGTAGCCGCCCAGATCGACGTGTGCCCCAGGCACTGCTTCGATCCAGACGTCTGTTCCCGAGATGCGCGCATGTACGGGCGCGCCGGAAGCATTCGTCACGTAGAATTCGATCGGAATGGGCAGCCATGCCGCGAGGAGTACAGCGCTTCCTACCAGCATCCATCGGCGGGACTGGACGGTTGTTTTCATGTCAATTCCAGATCGCCGATGGAGACGAGGCGCATGACGTCCGCATTCGACGCATGCACGCGAGCATAGAAGTCGCTCGCAGGGGGGTCAGGCTTGAGAAAATACAGCATCATCTCGATCTCGATGGGGGCCGGGGGGTAGTGAGGCGTCTGAGCGTGGGTCGCTTGCCTCAGCGTCGTACTCCCCTTGTGCGTCCACGAAAAGTGCGTGCTGCCGGCGAGCTGCAGCACAGTGTGCCCAAACTCGTGCGCCGACGTGTACTCGAACCGCGCATCAGCATCTGGTTGAGTCGCAAAGGCTCCCGCGTTGTAGAACACGTGCCCGTCGATGATCCCCGTGTTATGCGAGCGCACGTACTCCGGATCATTCGTCCAGTAGATCTCGAAGTCCAGCGTGTTCTCGTCGGCCTGGGTCAGCGCCTCCGCGTGCACGCGCACGGCGTAGCGCTCCCCGTCGATCTCCGGCCCGTCGGCGTGGTTCCGTGACCAGTACTTCTCCACGCCGCCGACGAACAGGCTCGCGTAGCGACTCTTCCCACGTCGCGCATGGTCGTCCATGAACTGGAGGCCGAACCGGATCCAGACATCGGCCTGCTTCTTGGCCTTGTCGATCTCGACCCATAGCCACCTCCGCCAGCGTCCTCGGTTCGCGCGCACGTCGACGTAGCCGATGTCGCCCGTCGCCAACGGATAGTGACGGGCGACGACCATCACCTGGATTCGCGTGCCGACCAGATCCCACGTGGAGTACTTCCCTTGGTCGGTGAAGCCATCCCACGTCCACTCGTGCGTGCCCAGCTGCGTCAGTGGCCCGCGGTCGTGGTGCTCCTCGTGCACGCGCTCGTCGTCGACGAACACGCGAATCGTGACGTTGTCCAAGCCGTAGTCGCCGCCGGCGTAGGCCTTGGCGATGGTGATCGCGAAGCGCGCGCCCGGCTGCAGCGAGGCGGCGCCGGTCTCGGACTCACCGATCACCAGCGGTGCGAGGGCACCCGCGAGCACGCTGACCTCGACGTCGAAGTGGACGCCGTCACTGCGGAGCAGGTTGAGGCCTCCCAAAGCAGTGAGCGTGGTCATCGGCGTCGTTCTCCTCAGCACCCGTGCTCGCGTGCGAGTCGAGCGCGCGTGTCGTCATCGGCCGATCCCGTGGACTCGATTGCGCAGCGCCGCTGGAACCCGGCCAGCGCCGCCGCGACCGCATCGGGCTGCCCCAGCGCAGGCCCGGTGTCGAAGCCGAGGTTGCGCAGTCGTGCCTCCACGCCGACCTCGTCGTGCACCGGGCGCAGTCCGCCGAGGACGAGCTGCCGCTCCTGGCCGCGCCCGTTCGGAGCTTGCACCCACAACGTCGCGTCGCGGGCCTCGGCGGGAACGCGGAATTCGACGTAGCCGTCCGCGCCAGAGGTCGCCTCGTGGCTCGCCGCACCAAGCGCGAGACGGCAGGCGAGCCCGGCCTGCGGCGCCCCACCTTCGTCTTGCAGGCACAGCCGCACCATCGCGAATCGCGAGCACACGATGGTGCCGTACGAGCGGCGGCAGACATCGTCGCCGTAGATCGCCGCGGGCGTCGGCGCGCCCCCGAGCGCGGGCAGGGCGGCGGCGTCGTAGAAGATCACATCGACGCGACGATTGCGGGCCGATGCCCGCCGATCCACGCCAGGGAACTCGGCCGGGTAGGCCTCACCGCACGCGAGGATCGGTGGTTCGCCGAAGCGCAACGTGTCCAGCACCGCGCCGATGGACGCCCACGATTCGCCCAGCTGCTCCGCCAGGTTCTTGCGGTAGCAGTCGAACGCGGCACACCAGTCGTCGGCGACGAATGGGCCCTCGATGGCGAGGTGCCCGCCGTGCCGTGCATTGTAGCTCGCGCGAAACCGGTGCATCGCGGCCTGGGTCTGCTCGCCGAGATCGTTGTCGATCTCGCCGGGGTCACAGTTCATGCCCATCACGACGTGCGCCCACTGCAGGAACGCCTGCCAGTCGGCGACGCACTGGTGCTCGACTGCGAGCGCCGACCAGGCAGCGCGCTCGCCGGCGAGGAAGAGATGTACCGTCTGCGCACGGCGTTGCGAGAGGCCGACGTTGCTCGCGGCCGTGCCCACGCTGTCGGCGTGACCCACCACGCACGCACGCTGCCCGGGGTGCGCCCGCGCGTGCTCCACCACCTCACGAATCGCGTCGATGCCGGTGAGATGGTGATAGTTCACGTCGGCGCTCGGGCCATCGATTCGCGTGGGCACGAAGGTCTCGCGGTCGGACGCGAAGCACAGACCACCGGTATCGAACACGACGATGCTCGGCGTGTCGATCGAAGGATCCGGCAGGTCACTGGGCCGCACGGGCTCGGCGGTGTCGCCCCCCTCCAGCCCCGGCGGTGGCACGGGCGCCACGACACCTTCGCCGTCCATCGTGTCGGCGCCCGCGCCCGCGCCTGCCTGCGCGGACGCGTCGTCGCTCGGCCAGCACACGTCGTCCATCGTCAACGATACCCGCGCGTTGCGACGAATCGGCCGGTAGTCGACCACCGCGCCGCCATAGCGACCTTCGCGGCGCTCGACGTCGATCACACAGTCGTGGTGGGCACGCAGGGGCAACCCGCCCTCATCGACGAGGATGAAGGCGACCCAGCCGGTTTCGTAGGGTTGCTGCGGATCCACCACCAGCGTTCGCAGCGGCACGCTGGGCTCGTCGAAGACGGTCGGCCGCTGCGGCCACGCGCCCGCGAGCCGCCGCGGGTGCTCGTCGAGCCGCAGCAGCCCCCGCGTCAGCAGGGCCGCGAGGGCTGCCACGATCTGGCGATCGCTGTCGTCGGGCGCGAGGCCGAAGCGACGCTGTTGCGCGAGCCGCCGTAGGGTCACGCGGTTGCCCCGCTGCGCGGCGCACAGGCGCTCGAGCAGGTCGCGATACTCGCGACGGACGTGCCACGCACCCGGCACGCCGCCATCGGGCTCGAACAGCTCCCAATCGGCCTCGTGGGACCAGAACGTCGCGATCGCCCGCGTCATCCGAACGAAGAGCGTTCAAGCTGCCTGCTCGCTGGACATCACGCAAGCTGGCCCGCAGGGACAGCTGCTCCGATGGTGAGTGGCCGCGCGGCCATGCACCACCGGTCGCCCACGTCGTTCTCGGTCTGCCCGCGGCTTGACACTCGACTACCACGGTAGTACTAACTCGGTAGTACTCACCTCCGACGCAGGGGCGCACATGGGCCAGGAACACCTCGGGAAGCTGCAACTCGCCATCATGCGCGTGCTCTGGGCGCACGGCGAGTCGACCGTGCAGGACGTGCAGCAGGCGCTCGAGGCCAGCCACGGCCTCGCACTCACGACCATCGCCACGATGCTCAAGAAGATGGAGGCCAAGGGCGTGGTCGAGCACCGCACCGACGGCCGCCGCTTCGTGTACCGGCCATGTGTCACCGAGCAGGGGGTGCGCCGCTCGATGGTGAGCGACCTCGCCGAGCGGCTGTTCGATGGCAGCACCGCGGCGCTGGTCTCCCACCTGCTCGAGGCCCACCAGGTCGATCGCGACGAGCTGCTCGAGCTCAAGCAACGCATCGATGCCGCCGCGCAAGCCGCCGCGGCGAGCAAGGAGAAGCGACGATGATGCTTCAGGCGTTCACCAGCTGGCAGGCGCCGGCGCTCGCGGTCGTGGCATGGCTGGCGACCTTCGTCATCCACAGCACGGTGCTGCTCGCGATCGCGTACCTCGTGCACCGCCGCTTCCAGGCGCGCCCGGAGATCGTCGACGTCGTGTGGAAGACCGCGATCGTCGGCGCGCTCGTGAGCGCGAGCGTCCAGACCGCGCTCGGGGTCGACCCCGCCGGTGGACGGCTCTCGGTCGCGGCTGCGCCGGAGGCCGCCGAGCTCACCACCGATGCGACGCCGCCGGTGGTGCGCCCCAGCGGTACGCTCGCGCCGGCACGCTCCGCCGACATCGCGACCCCCGAGGGCGTCGTGCGAACCACCGCACCGACGCCACCGCGACGCGACGACGATCGCGACGAGGCGATCGGCATCACCGCGCGGGTGCAGCCCTCGGCGCTGCCGCACGCACCGCGTGATCGCGACGACGCGTCGACGACTCCCGTCCGCGCCACCGTGGTCGGCCAGCTGCGCCCGGCCGAGCCCGCGCGCCCGGCCGTCGAGCCGCATTCGCCGGTCACCAGCGCCTGGGCCTGGCTCGCCGCCGCGTGGCTGGTGATCGCCACCGCCGGCCTGCTCGGCCTCGCCCGTGCGTGGTGGCGTCTTCGGCGAGCGCTCTGCACGTGCGTGCCGGCGCCACCCGGCATGATGCAGCTGCTGGCCGAGCTGCAGCGGGGCGAGACGCCGGTGCGGCTGTCGCTGTGCCCACGGATCGCGGTGCCCATCGCCACCGGCGTGTTCACGGCGCACATCGTGGTGCCGCCCCGGGTCTTGCAGCTCTCCCGCGACGCGCAGCGCACCGTGCTCGCCCACGAGCTCGCGCATGTCCGTCGCCGCGATCCCGCGTGGCGCTTGGTGCTCGCGCTGCTCGAGCGGATGCTGTTCGTGCAGCCGCTGCTGCGGGTCGCACGGGCGGGCATCGAGCACAGCGCCGAGTACCTGTGCGATCGCTGGGCGGCCGCGCGCACGCAGGCACCGATCGAGCTCGCGCGGTGCCTGACCGAGATCGCGACCTGGACCCCCGCGGTGCGCATCGGCCTGGCCGCGACGCTGCCGGAGCCGCAATCGATCCTCGGTCGCCGGGTCGTGCGGTTGCTCGAGCCCGCGGCCGTCGCGGCACCGCGCGTGCACTTGCGATCGCTCGCGGCGATGTCGGCGGCAGGGGCTGCGTTGGTGGTGCTCGCACCGACGGTGTCGTCGGCCCGCGATCCTGCGCCCGCACCCGCGCCGTCGTTCGGCGAGCCACCGCCGCTGGTGTTCGTGCGAGCACACGTGCCCGACGCGGCACCGGAGCCGGTCGTGGTGCGCGCGCTCGCGTCGCACGGCGAGGCCGAAGCACAGGGCACGCCGAGCACGGCAAAGCAACGACGCAGCACGCGACGTCGGCTGCGTCGCGCCATCGCGCAAGCCCGTCACGAGCATCGCGACGTGGAGCTCGATGAGCTCGCGCGCGCCCTCGGCACAGCCCCCGGCAACGGCGAGTCGCTCGTGATCGTGCTCGATGAAGGTGGCCTACGGATGCGCGTCGACGCCGAGGCGATCGAAGCCATGCGGCGAGCCGATGCCGAGCTCGCCGGCCTCGACGCCCGCGCCGCGCGGGCCGAGCGAAGCGAACGCATCGAGGCCGCGCACGCACAGGCCGCGCACGCACGCGCACGGGCGGCGTCCCAGCGGCGGCGTGCATTCGAAGACATCGCGCGGGCGCGGGCCCATGCCGAAGCCGCGCGCCACCAAGCGCGGCGCCACCGCGACGCGCCCGCGCCACCTCCTGCTCCTGCGGCCCCCCATGGACCCGGCGCTCCGCCGGCACCACCCGCACCACCCGCACCACCCGCACCACCCGCACCACCCGCGTGGATCGAGGTCGATGCTGCCGAAGCACCGGCATGGTTCGAGCTCGAAGCCCCAGAGGCGCCGGCGTGGATCGAGATGCAAGGGCCCGACTTCGAGATCGATGCCCCGGAGCCGCCGACCTGGATCGAGATCGATGCCCCGGATGCACCGACGTGGCTCGAGGTCGCTGCGCCGGAACCACCCGCGTGTGCCGACGCCCCCGAGGCGCCTGCGCCACCGTCGGCGCCGACCTGAACCCACCCACCATTCGATTGGAGAGTGCCTGATGTCGATCCGCTCGCCCTTGCTCGGACTGGTCGCGATGTGTCTCGTGACCCCGCTCGCCCACGCACGGCCCCGCGTGGCCGCCACGCCGCCCACACCACCGCAGCCACCGGCCGCCGTCGCTGCGCCGACACCTCCGATGCCGCCGTCACCGCCCGCGGGCCTGCACGCGTTCTCGTTCTCGTTC encodes the following:
- a CDS encoding efflux RND transporter periplasmic adaptor subunit; the protein is MRYLFTILGLAAVIGGLVFVKYEQIASLIAMGDAMAVSGPPPEAVSTAVAGDQRWEASIPAVGTVASSKGVAISTEVAGVVSAIQFTSGATVEKGAILLQLDARVEKAQLSSAQVRRNLALTTAKRARALAGSGAESQAQIDADESAAESATAEVEVLRAQIARKTIRAPFSGRLGIREVDIGQYLNPGTVVTTLESVEGVYVDFDLPQQTEVALDMKVRVTITGRPDFIGTGEIVAIDPTVDATTRTTKVRATISNADDDFHPGMFVNVALLQNEQVDVVAVPATAIVYATYGDSVFIVEPVPPPAEGEDPSPAASATGPDGQTVMIARQQFVRLGERRGDYVAILEGVTAGQEVVTEGAFKLRNNAAIYIDNAKALTASLEPRPENR
- a CDS encoding OmpA family protein, with translation MTRAIATFWSHEADWELFEPDGGVPGAWHVRREYRDLLERLCAAQRGNRVTLRRLAQQRRFGLAPDDSDRQIVAALAALLTRGLLRLDEHPRRLAGAWPQRPTVFDEPSVPLRTLVVDPQQPYETGWVAFILVDEGGLPLRAHHDCVIDVERREGRYGGAVVDYRPIRRNARVSLTMDDVCWPSDDASAQAGAGAGADTMDGEGVVAPVPPPGLEGGDTAEPVRPSDLPDPSIDTPSIVVFDTGGLCFASDRETFVPTRIDGPSADVNYHHLTGIDAIREVVEHARAHPGQRACVVGHADSVGTAASNVGLSQRRAQTVHLFLAGERAAWSALAVEHQCVADWQAFLQWAHVVMGMNCDPGEIDNDLGEQTQAAMHRFRASYNARHGGHLAIEGPFVADDWCAAFDCYRKNLAEQLGESWASIGAVLDTLRFGEPPILACGEAYPAEFPGVDRRASARNRRVDVIFYDAAALPALGGAPTPAAIYGDDVCRRSYGTIVCSRFAMVRLCLQDEGGAPQAGLACRLALGAASHEATSGADGYVEFRVPAEARDATLWVQAPNGRGQERQLVLGGLRPVHDEVGVEARLRNLGFDTGPALGQPDAVAAALAGFQRRCAIESTGSADDDTRARLAREHGC
- a CDS encoding efflux RND transporter permease subunit — translated: MGFTDIFIRRPVLAIVVNLVIIIAGLQAIRSLNVRQYPKLESATVVVRTAYVGADAELVRGFITSPLERSIAAADGIDFIESQSVQGLSTINVRLELNHNASDALADISARVNQVRADLPPEAEVPSIAIEPSDGRIAAMYLTFGSTILEQNQVTDYLLRVVQPRLTALGGVQRAEIEGGRTFALRAWLQPDRMAALGVSPAMVRSALATNNYLAAVGQTKGALVQVNLTAATDVATVDEFKRIIVRRSGDAVVRLEDIADVAMGADNYETDVRFSGETAAFMGVYVLPNANSLDVIAAVRDEMAQIQAELPTGMEASIAFDSTKYIQSAIDEVVTTLTETVLIVVVVIFLFLGSFRTVLVPLVAIPVSLVGAVFLMMVLGFTLNLLTLLAIVLAVGLVVDDAIVVVENVERNIREGKTPREAAFVGARELVGPVISMTITLAAVYAPIGFQGGLTGALFREFAFTLAGAVVISGVVALTLSPMMAANLLKAEHSQGWLARTIDRTFEAVRRTYSRMLAGTLRSRGLVYSVWITLSLLTVPMYMFSPGELAPNEDQGVIFGALDVPANATLEQVTHYTGQVGEIFENTPEYDHSFQISFASGGFGGLIIKPWEERDRSIFPIQHEVNEKLAGLTGIRAPVFLPSALPSSGFFPVEFVIASTASHEELLRFAEQLVQEAANSGQFAFPPITDVRIDQANARIAIDREKVATMGLSMQQVGADIAAMMGGNFVNRFDLAGRAYKVIPQVERMSRLTPEQLTQIHITGPNGTLMPLSAVASLEDGVEPRTLARFQQLNAIKLSGIATQSLDGALRTLEDAATRILPPGYRIDYTGESRQLRQEGGKFLPAMGLAVLLIFLVLAAQFNSFRDPFVILAGSVPLAMFGALCFTFLKFAGPPGMDFPLTDGWTTTLNIYSQVGLVTLVGLVAKNGILIVEFANAQQEQGLSKLEAIKVAASTRLRPVLMTTVATVVGHFPLTLVTGAGAVARNSIGLVLVGGMTIGTLFTLFVVPSVYVLIAKDHRHKAAKTDDVPIVPAQG
- a CDS encoding DUF1266 domain-containing protein; this encodes MGWLSRLFSGEDAETREARRRMAVDMQDPRKTFVWGVVSISYELDPAYLPAHANTAIREWYGVRSADDILRWTAADFTANAHPGYNQYRLCFLARAGYGAGVLDEATSWSLAIPHAAVLQQHYPDWLAYGHGYLEGHLSYRAGEGDDAAKLAEIRKRTEERIALRQRTVWCAIPWHTPMS